Below is a window of Solanum stenotomum isolate F172 chromosome 7, ASM1918654v1, whole genome shotgun sequence DNA.
tctaaaaaaacATCATCTGAACGATCTGAAATTACCAAATCACTGCATAACAATgagtattttaaatttgatcgtTTCTGATGAACCTATTGAATTTCAGATCAATTGgagttcaaaaataatatttatctccaAAGCTATGATCAAATTCAGATTCAAACAATTTGAGGAAAAATGAACAGATCTACATCCTTATCATATTCAATTTATGTTAGCTCATCACGTGTTATCATGTAccacatataacataaataaaatcaatataaagGATGTCATTCATACTAAATCACATTTAATTTCAAAGAACaactttaaaatcattttactGACCTCAAAAAATATAACCATATAGCAATGAGTACTTTTCTTACTAGGTCGTTACCAATGAACTTATTAAATTTCAGGTCAATTGGAAAAAAACTATTTCCAAAGCCAtgaccaaattcaaatataagtaATTTAAGCATCTTTAGGAGTTAAAACAATATGACATACATTCTTATCACATATCAATTCATGTTAAATAACCATGTGCAATCATGTTCCAAATTTAACATAAACATAACTAACATAAAGAATGATCTCatcatattcaaataaaaatttaatccaACAAACTACCTAAAACCTTTCTATATAAATTTCGATGGAaccatcaaatttcaagtcGATCAGAGATCACAAAAATCATGACCACCTAAACTATgaccaaatatgaaaaataatcgTTTTAGGCAtagttaaagattaaaaaaaaacttgatttagattttcattctcttttaatGATTATCTCATGAGCACAAGGCATACATCGAGTCCTTCCTTTGTTTAAGACATACAATACCTTCTTATACATGATACATTGATCATATTTTAATGACTCAAATAAATAGATAACTTCAGTTAATCctatttattaatcataattctCAATTCATGTATTGCAATATATATAATCTCACATGTATAAAGCCTTAAGAATTTTTCAGTGATCTCAAATAAATAGACCATTTAATGGCAGCACTATTTATTAATCACAAACTCTCAATTCATATGTAACATTATACGCGTATGAGAAAAATTGGTATCGTGTAACAAAGACAATGcccaaataattttaaaaaaataattcttggCCAATCCAAAGGAACAAACACATGCTTGTAGTTTCaattatttggcaaataattaaatattcacTTTGCCAAAACATAGTACACCGCTGCCGTCGACACTTGCATTATCAAAATAGTCACTGACTAATCTACAACTACAGCTCCTTAATTGCTTTTATCTTTGTATACATAAACAAGCACATTAAAGAACAATGGGTTGAAAAAAACCCACTCCAgcacttgataaaaaaaattggtgtaTTAGCTAGTGGAGATAAACCCACTTCTGCCGCCACTTACAATATAATCAAATTTTTCCAAGTTTATTCCTGATCCGACACCAATTGTGTATACATTCAAAACACATATATTATTCAAGTTATCTATTTAGATGTAAGCGAGGCTCGTGATGCCAATTTTTGGAAAACATATATGCACAGCGGAATCATATCAGGATCTTACTGCTTatatgaataatagataaccaataTTGTTTATGTTAGAACACATACTGaaatttaattcgataaataccTCTTGAACCAATATTGTTTATGTTAGAACACATAATCATATTAGAACACATAAACTTGCTGaaatttaattcgataaataccTCTTGAAGTGTGAGCAGACCTTCAAGAAAATCTACAAGATAGACAATAGCTATAGTCTTCTATAGTGCCCAAGTTCACAtccgaactctctcaatacttgggtgggaaAGTATCGAATAGAAAACTAATCAATCTTTTTCTAGGTTAGGAgaatctctatttatagagatttcttcccaatccaaaaaggagaagaaaacccaattttcttgaaaaataagaaaacacaCGCCTACTCCTTTTTCCCCTAAGAAATatgattctgagttctagttaaatatgagCACTGGAGggaccacataattaattactgaggcttcctattatgaaaataatttcaaataattaatttgcattattcttaccataataaattacaaatcattccactagaaattcatAATTGcactctatttatatttcgtaattcccattaaacacttatgtaatttcccatgttaagatttcaaatactaatcaataaattaaattactgacgaatttaacttaatgattaattttctttagagcactatttaacttatttcatgtgtcggattcataaatctacttgcaaggtttgacatgatgaaaacttataagtttctcaaaaaggcaaATCAATGAATCTCTATAAcgagatatggatttcatcaactaacttattatttcaccaatatatattattatcatgcaacttaccaggcatattgacccatctcagaatcacaccttttaataaatcaaaacgataattaatatatacatatcataatagttatatcaggattaagaatataagtacatttaatagtttagagaatatgtttggtcagtcagtctaaaacaactatctctactcggtccccttcaatacatacaaaatgcactagcacaagaagttggaactataccgttcccataatcaagataaattacatataatcttgtgctacaatcgtaccgatggcatgtccaatttccatcatAGATTgtaaacaaaaaactttatacttataagaaccgatgatttattcttctgtgtataagctaaaactctacacactaaatcatctactatacaAGTAAACAGACActataaacgaatatatgatctattaaaattgagcaaatatttattctataataaatattatttctttaacACATAGTTAATAGTATAATCCCTAACATATTCTTAATCCCAATTAGCCTAATTTTAAAAGTAGGCATTTGTAGTTGACCTTGGAATGGAACAAATATAGTTAACTAAAATTtacttcaaaatatttgattttaaaacaaatcaaatattagaaataaaaagataaataaaaaattagaactcgattattatgaataaattttttatttggctaaaaCAATAAGCTCTAgcaaatatgtttaaaaataaatttgacccggaaaataaataaaaaacagatGCTCGGTTATAATAAATAATCATTGCAtctaaataaaaagtaaaattaaatacacaaatcaaatattattttggacaaatacttcaaaaataatttaagtatacACTAAATAAAACGTTAACATAAAGGATAATTCgatcatataattaatttgGGTACCAAACAACGATTTTACTTCTCTTTGAGCcgataataatatttatttgttttcttgattatgttcatttataaatagtaaatcttcaaaaatataCCGTCCAACATAAATTTTTATGTCATGTAATTCAATATTTGGAGATAAACATCACATATAATGTATCAATCTTGTCTAAGTGTATAATTTTCCGCTCTTTTTTTTCCCCATAAAAAATAGAGGGGGAGAAGAAGGTTGTTAAGGTGGTTGTTGACGACATAAACAAGGAAAAAAGGTTAGTGACATTCAAGGCATTTGAAGGTCATTTCATAGACGAATACAAGGCCTTCAAAGAAACTATTCATATTGAGAATGAAGGAGATAACAACTTGGTTATATGGACTATTGAATATGAAAAGCAAAATGAAGACATTCCAGAACCCATCTCTTATTTGCAATTAGTCACTAATCTAACCAAAGATGTTGACACTCATCATGTCAACCAGTAATATTCTATGTTGTTCAGACACTTCGATCAAATATATGGACAAATATGTGTTAATGAAGAgtttgaacaatttatttgcTATCTATGGTTGAGagaagtttaattattttattgtgaaTGAGGGATTTTCATATTCTCTATGAAAGTGGTGTTTGCTCAAGTTGAAGAATTCTAAGTGGTTgtgcttgttgatgtttgtgTTTCTCATAATGATGTAATTTGCTTTGTTGTGTGTTTCATGAAATAAATGTAATTTGCtttgttgattttgtttatattgtttCTACAAAACAATATAGACAACAGATATGGAGAGCATAATGTTGAGATCatcttattcaaatgttttcaaGTTTTTAACAATGGTGAATGAACAATCTTATTCATTGGTTGAGAAATCACTCCAAAAATCACCATATTAAGtgtcataataaataaatacattctTATCCAAAATGGTTCATAGAACCTATAacacacatacatatacatGAATGTAATTAGTTCATTATTGAGAATATGGACGATCCACTAATTCAATGAATTTAtaacaaaaaggaaataatgtttttattagtaattGTATTTAGAGATGTAGTTTTTATTCATAATGTATAAAAAAGTTTAAGGGCAACAAAAACATTATTTCAAACAGAAACTAATTATCCATTCATGCAgattgatacaaaaaaaaagatactcctctaaaaaaattataaaaatatcatattccaaaaataaaaatgcttaattattttattttttttaaaaaataatttcaaataagaaAACACCTAAAAATGATATCAGCCAAATACTATTacgtgataatttttttttaaaaaaattgacaactaGAAAAAAGGAGGAAAGAAGAATCAAAATAGGAGATTGATACTACTTATTAATTAGGAGAttgataacaactaaaataatgaCCAATTAATGGAGAGAAAATTAGGGTATTGATATCCTATCAGTTATAGAATACTATAATTAAGGAAAAGATATTATTAATTAgttgattaaaaattattttaatctattttccgtttttttatttattttattaatttattatttgttagaaATCTAATGTTATATATTGAAAACGAGAAAGTGTTGTTATAACTAGTAGTATCAttcttaaatatgttatttattaaatttacactttcctttttattaaatgataaataattcatttttgcAAGAACTTTatcattataaaatattttacattttataattaaatttatataagaaaagATATATGTGATCGCGTAAAACGCGAATAAATTAACTAGTTAAAGAATGAATTAGAGCAGATTTGAGGAAATATGATACCTTTCCCAGGAtctaagataaataaattaaagagataGATTTGCCTAATTGACaagcaaataaaatatttattctgGATATGCTTTTTTGGGCTATGAAAGTCAGAGTATAAATAACAGACCAAGTAACATatgtttaattcattttttcactcaagcaatatttttttagtcTACTTATGATGTTTCCACTTTAAGCATGCAGGATAATGAGGACTCATTATATATTACtttaatatgtataattaataaaCGTAAAAATGTCTCCCAACCTTAGCTTATCAAAACATGAACTGATTAGAAGCAATGTCAAAGTTGAGGGTAATATAAGATGATTAATTGAAcgctctttattttttttaaaaataataatattatttttcacatatttattaaatattgaacattttggataaaattaaagaaaaaaaatcaagcagTTAAGGATGCTCAATGGATAATTACATACACATTCTTTTGATGTCTGATTTTTCATGTAAGAtatgttaattttaatttataaagagaaaattgaataatgacataattaagaattgataataatagtccTAATTAAAAGCTTATTTAAGATGTCGTGCTcaattatttgataaataaattatcaaagcatgttttcaaaaaatattcaacGTTTTCCTTCCTAACTTACCAGGTCATCTCTTCATTTAgcgtgaaaaaatgaaaataaagtgGAGAAATAAATATCATTATCCCCATAcaaatcatataattttgtatgattttgatttgggaTTGATTGGCTATATTGTTGTCGTTGATTTTGCTTTAGcacaaattttaagaaaatagagaatatttttgaattttgtgattttCAGCTAAAGATATGtgtaatatatcaaaatgttttttaatCTTATGTAAATATATCCCGTGGAGAgttagaatataaaaaaaaatgcaaaataagaagtatttttttaaacagattaaaataatattaaattaaaataaaagtgtgATGAACAtggtaattaatttattatttttgaagcATCAATAATGACATCATGATGACTTCTTCttaataatttcttatttgAATATGAGCTTGTCACGATCCAACTCATCGGGTCGTGCGGGAGCCTACTacaacacctaagtaggagaaccctcgatTCCCAACCATTTTAAGAAGTGTGGAAAATTAAGAAAGTTGTAGATAAAAGGAACTtcatgaaattttataaataaagagTTTTAAACGATTCAAGttaacttgtaaagtaattaacttccccagggatctagtctaaacaggtacaagagcttctaagatTACAAAGTATAAACATTATAACAATGACGCAGCTCCCACCACATGGAAGGAAAAGTAGAAGTTGTTG
It encodes the following:
- the LOC125870363 gene encoding MLP-like protein 34, whose product is MFCEKPHHLPNVVPQTIQAVDLHEGDWGTVGSIVNWNYTIEGEKKVVKVVVDDINKEKRLVTFKAFEGHFIDEYKAFKETIHIENEGDNNLVIWTIEYEKQNEDIPEPISYLQLVTNLTKDVDTHHVNQ